The genomic window GCCCGAAGGTGGCTGATTCACTGGCAAGAAGAAGGTCGGCCATCATGGCCAACTCGAATCCGGCGCCCAGGGCTGCCCCGTGAACCGTCATCAGAACAGGGATCTCGAGGGAATCAAGGTTCCGAAAGAGGCGGGAAAAGGAAGAGATCATTCCTGCCGCCCGCTCCGGTTCATGCTCCCCGATATCGGCACCCGCGCTGAAAGCCTTCCCTTTTCCGCGAATCAATAGGGCCACAAGCGAGTCGTCGCTTGCCAGCGTTTCAAGAGTGTCGGCCAGCTTGTCCATCAGGGACTGGCTCAGAATGTTCACCGGAGGGTGGTCCAACTCGAGATAGGCCACGCGGTCGCGGATTTCACAGCTCAGCATTCTCTTCCTTCCCTCAGTACATGTTTGTCTTTTGCCAGGAACTACCGGCTTCTTCCAGGCTGTAGTAAACCCGGATTTCTTCCACTTCATCGAGAATACGCGGGACAACTTGCAGGCTCATCCCGATCCGGATTTCCTCTTCAGAAACACTCTCCCCGAAGCAGGCCAGAAGCCGGCCTACCTCTTTCAATTCCACAACTCCAATGACAAAAGGAGCCAGCTTCTCAAAACCGGCGGGGGCTGCTTCGATGCGAGTAAAGCTCAGGAGAGTTCCCTCTCCACTGATCTCGAAGTACTCGAACTCATCCCCCATGCAGTCCGGGCAGTCCGCCCGGGGAGGATAGGATTCCTGTCCGCAGCTCTTGCAGCGAGAGGCCATGATGCGCCCCTCCCTCAAGTGCCGGGTAAAGCCGCCAACCTTTGTGTGGGGGCAGAAGCTGACTCTTCCGAACCATTCAAACATCAGTCCCTCCTGAAGAGGTTGACGAAGCAGTACTGTCCTATGCCGCCAACATTGTGCGTGAGTCCAAGATCTGCATCGGGAACCTGGCGATCCCCGCTCTCCCCCCGAAGCTGGCTGACGATCTCGCAAGCCATCGAGACTCCCGTGGTTCCAATGGGATGACCCTTGGCCTTGAGACCTCCGTCAACGTTGACCGGAGTGGAGCCGCCGATCCAGCTCTGGCGATCTTCAATGAAAGCACCACCCTCACCCTTCTCGCAGAAGCCCAGATCCTCATAGGCCATGAGTTCCGCGATCGTAAAACAGTCGTGCACTTCCGCCACCCGCACCTGGGAAGGGGTGCTGCCCGCCATCGCGTGCGCCTGTCTTGAAGCCTCGGTGGCCGAGGGAAGTCCGGTGAGTTTTTCCCGACGGAGAACCGACATGCTGTCGGTGGCACAACCCATGCCGTCCAGCCAGACCGGTTTTTTCGAGATTGCCTTTGCCTTTTTCTCTGAAGCCAGAATCAGGCAGGCTGCGCCATCGGCATTTGCACAACAGTCGAAGACCCGAAGCGGGGAAGCCACCGGCTCACTGGCCAGAGCTCTCTCCACGGTAATTTCCTTACGGAAGAGAGCCTTCTCGTTCAGCGATCCGTAGTGATGGTTTTTCACCGCAATCTGGGCAAGCTGTTCGCTTCTTGTCCCGAATTCGTGCATATGTCTTTGCGCAAAGAGAGCGTAGTAGCCCGGGAAGGTGCTGCCGAAGACGGATTCCCATTGCACATCGCCGACACGACCCATCAGCGCGAGAATCTCGGCGGTTTCCAGCTCGGTCATTTTCTGGCAGCCGATTACCGCTACAAGATCATGAAGGCCGGATTGAATCGACATCCAGGCACTTCGAATCGCCGCCGACCCTGAAGCACAAGCCACCTCGTGCAAGCAGGTGGGCTTCGGGTTCAGGCCGAGGTATTCCTGGATCACTCCCCCGATCGATCGCTGTTTGTGGTACTCGGGAACCGCAGCAATCATCGAGGCTTCGATATCATCGACTCCCAACTCAGCGTCAGCCAGGGCGAGACGAAAGGCCTCAAAGGCGAGTTCCTGAGCGGAAGCATCGCTGCGCCGCCCGAAAACCCCGTGTCCGATCCCGACCACTCCCACTCTTGCCATGATTCTTCCTTTGCTAGATGTACTGGCCTCCATCGACCTTGATTACTTCTCCGGTAATGTGACGAGCAAAATCAGAACAGAGAAAAGCCACCACATTTGCCACATCTTCCGGGCTGGCGATTCGCCCCAACATGGTTTCGTTTATCGCCTTGTTCAAAAACTCCGGCGGAATACTCTCGGCCATTTCCGTCATGACCATCCCCGGAGCAACGGCATTCACATTGACATTGAACTTGCCCAGCTCTCGGGCCAGCGCCTTGCTCAGGGCATTGTTTCCCCCCTTGGACGCAGAGTAGTTGCTCTGGGCGAACTTGCCCCGAAGTCCATTGATCGATGAGAGGTTCACGATCTTGCCCGACTTCTGGTCGCGAAAGATTTGCGCGGCAGCCCGGTTGTAGTTGAAGTAGCCCTTGAGATTCGTGTCGATCACCGCATCCCACTGCTCCTCGCTCATCTTCCAGATCACCCCGTCCCAGGTGATTCCCGCGTTGCATACCAGAATATCCAGGCCACCCAGTTGATCGGCCACCGAACGAACCGTGTCTTCGGCGGCCTGGAAGTCTGCAACATCCGTCTGTATGGCCAGCCCCCGGCGACCAAGAGCCTTGATTTTTCCGGCAACGGCTTCGGCGGCCTCAATGCGACCGCGGCAGGTCAGGGCGACATCGCAGCCCTGTTCCGCCAGGACCAGGCTGATTGACTCGCCGATCCCGCGGCTCCCGCCTGTAACCAGTGCCTTTCGGTTTTCCAGTCCCAGATTCATGGCAATCCTTTCATTTCTCCGAAGGAAGTCCCTGGAGGATCAGCTTAATCATTTCCTCCCCGAGCGACTTCACATCACCGTCACGATCCGGCTCGTACCACATGAATATCCAGTTCATCATTCCGAAGATGAACAGGGTGTGCCTGCGAACTGCAGCGGAGTCGGCCTCTTCGCCTCCCATGATTTCCCCAACGACGCGAGCCACGCACCTGAAGTATCGCTTTCTCAGATCTGCGATTGTCTCGTATCGCTCTGCTCCCAGGGTTTGCATCTCGTAGGTGCAAACCTTCAGTTCATTGGAATGGCGACTAAAGTAGGAGAGATAGTTTTCCAGAAGCCGGCGGAGCTTGTCCTCCGCACTGCCAACCCTGACCGCCTCTTCCTGTTCACCGAGAAGAGAGGAAAAGGTCCTTTGCTGGATCTGGTAGAGCAGGTCTTCCTTGTTTTCAAAGTAGTAGTACATGCCGGCAAGGCTGTACCCGGTCTCCCGAGCCACATCACGAATGGTCGTCTGGGCATAGCCCTGCTCTGACATCAGTCGAGCGGCCGATGCCAAAAGGTGATCGAGCTTCTCGCCCTTTTTCGACGATGCTTCCATCCTGCTCATTCCTGCTCTTTCTTTTTCAGGCCAGCGAGAATCTTCTCCGGCGTAATGGGG from Candidatus Krumholzibacteriia bacterium includes these protein-coding regions:
- a CDS encoding Zn-ribbon domain-containing OB-fold protein, with protein sequence MFEWFGRVSFCPHTKVGGFTRHLREGRIMASRCKSCGQESYPPRADCPDCMGDEFEYFEISGEGTLLSFTRIEAAPAGFEKLAPFVIGVVELKEVGRLLACFGESVSEEEIRIGMSLQVVPRILDEVEEIRVYYSLEEAGSSWQKTNMY
- the fabG gene encoding 3-oxoacyl-ACP reductase FabG encodes the protein MNLGLENRKALVTGGSRGIGESISLVLAEQGCDVALTCRGRIEAAEAVAGKIKALGRRGLAIQTDVADFQAAEDTVRSVADQLGGLDILVCNAGITWDGVIWKMSEEQWDAVIDTNLKGYFNYNRAAAQIFRDQKSGKIVNLSSINGLRGKFAQSNYSASKGGNNALSKALARELGKFNVNVNAVAPGMVMTEMAESIPPEFLNKAINETMLGRIASPEDVANVVAFLCSDFARHITGEVIKVDGGQYI
- a CDS encoding thiolase domain-containing protein; translation: MARVGVVGIGHGVFGRRSDASAQELAFEAFRLALADAELGVDDIEASMIAAVPEYHKQRSIGGVIQEYLGLNPKPTCLHEVACASGSAAIRSAWMSIQSGLHDLVAVIGCQKMTELETAEILALMGRVGDVQWESVFGSTFPGYYALFAQRHMHEFGTRSEQLAQIAVKNHHYGSLNEKALFRKEITVERALASEPVASPLRVFDCCANADGAACLILASEKKAKAISKKPVWLDGMGCATDSMSVLRREKLTGLPSATEASRQAHAMAGSTPSQVRVAEVHDCFTIAELMAYEDLGFCEKGEGGAFIEDRQSWIGGSTPVNVDGGLKAKGHPIGTTGVSMACEIVSQLRGESGDRQVPDADLGLTHNVGGIGQYCFVNLFRRD
- a CDS encoding TetR/AcrR family transcriptional regulator, whose protein sequence is MSRMEASSKKGEKLDHLLASAARLMSEQGYAQTTIRDVARETGYSLAGMYYYFENKEDLLYQIQQRTFSSLLGEQEEAVRVGSAEDKLRRLLENYLSYFSRHSNELKVCTYEMQTLGAERYETIADLRKRYFRCVARVVGEIMGGEEADSAAVRRHTLFIFGMMNWIFMWYEPDRDGDVKSLGEEMIKLILQGLPSEK